In the Plantibacter sp. Leaf314 genome, ACCCGAAGGCGACGTTCGGGAGCGCATTGCTCTTCCAGGGCCTCACCGCGGTCCTCTCCCTCGTCATCGTGGGCCTCGTCGCCTGGCTCTCGTTCAGTCGGCTGTCGCAGGCGGCCCCCGGCGAAGAGGACACCATCGGTGCCGGCGGGATCACGGCGATCATCCTCTCCTCGCTCATCCCGATCGCGGGCTCGATCGCCGGGAGCGCGATCCTGCAGGGCATCATCGCCCAGGAGGTCGCCCGCGGCACCCTCGGCGAGAAGCTGCCGCTCGGGGTCCTCTGGCGTCGCACCAAGAAGCGCTTCCTCCCGCTCATCGGCTACACCTTCCTCCTCATCGGCGTCGTGACCGTCTTCATCGCCGTCGCGGTCGGCCTCGGCTTCGTCCTCACCGGACTCGGCGGCAGAGCCGGCGTGGTCCTGACCGTGGTCATGGCGATCGCGGCGCTCCTGGTACTGGTCGTCGCATCGGCCTGGTTGGGGACGAAGTTCTCCCTCACACCGAGCATCATCGTCCTGGAGAACAGTCGGGTGTTCCCCGCGCTGGCGCGCTCGTGGCGCCTGACCGACGGGTACTTCTGGCGGACGTTCGGCGTCCAGTTCCTCGTCTCCTCCGTCGTCAGCGTCGCCTCGCAGGTCGTCGCGACGCCCATCAGTCTGCTCGCGAGTTTCGTGCCCGTGATCCTCGTCGGTGTCGACTCCGAAGCGACGATGATCGTGGCCACCATCGCCGCTCAGGGCCTGTCCCTGCTCGTCTCCGTCATCATCGGCGCGATCACCGTCGTCGTCATCAGCGCCACCTCCGCCGTGATCTACATCGACCTCCGCATGCGGAAGGAGGGCCTCGACCTCGATCTGGCCCGGTTCGTGGAGGCCCGGTCCGGAGGCCGCGAGGCGGTCGACAACCCCTTCGACCTCGCAGCCGCCGGGGGTAAAGCACCCCGATGAACCCGTTGGTCCTCACCTCGCGACTCGACGTCCCGCTCGTCCCGGACGCTCCAGGCGCACGTGACCTCCTGCAACGCGAGCTGTCGAAACCCGAGTACCAGACGGCGCAACCGTCCCTGTGGGACATCATCTCGAAGGCCTTCTGGGATTGGGTCAACTCCCTCCGGGTGCCAGGAGACGGACCGTTCACCGGGCTGTTCCCGATCATCGCGATGACGGTGGTCGTCGTCGGCATCGTGATCGCGTTCATCGTGTGGGGCGTGCCGCGCATCAACCGGCGGAGCACCCGGCAGCTGGACCTGTTCGGCGAGCGCGACGACCGCACCGCCGATCAGCTGCGCCGCGATGCGAGGACGGCGGCCGGCGCCGGCGACTGGACCGTCGCACTCCAGGAGCTCTACCGAGCCATCGCCCGTGGGCTCTCCGAGCGGACGATCGTGGTGGTGTCCCCCGGCACCACGGCACACGGCTTCGCGGCCCGGGCGGCGGCGGCGTTCCCCGCCGAGGGACGCGCGCTCGAGCGGGCGGCGGACGTCTTCGACGCCGTCCGGTACCTCGCTGCGACCGGCACCGAGGAGCAGTACCGCGAGCTCGAGGCCTTGGACGCCCGACTCGCCACGGCGGCCCCCGCCTTCCTCGCCGAGCCGGAGGGCGTCCTGCGGTGACCCTCACGACGAAGCCCGCTGCCGAGCAGCAGCCCGAACCCGACGTCGCCACGCCGCGGCTCCGCACGAGACTGCGACGGAGCCGGTTCTGGATCGTCGCGGCGGTGTTCGCGATCGGTGTCGCGCTCGTGCTCATGTTCGCGACGCGCGGCGCCTCCATCGACGCCGCCCTGCTGAGCCCC is a window encoding:
- a CDS encoding DUF4129 domain-containing protein gives rise to the protein MNPLVLTSRLDVPLVPDAPGARDLLQRELSKPEYQTAQPSLWDIISKAFWDWVNSLRVPGDGPFTGLFPIIAMTVVVVGIVIAFIVWGVPRINRRSTRQLDLFGERDDRTADQLRRDARTAAGAGDWTVALQELYRAIARGLSERTIVVVSPGTTAHGFAARAAAAFPAEGRALERAADVFDAVRYLAATGTEEQYRELEALDARLATAAPAFLAEPEGVLR